The Gossypium arboreum isolate Shixiya-1 chromosome 4, ASM2569848v2, whole genome shotgun sequence DNA segment GCGAAGGTCCCAATGTTGAGCATTAGACACATGTTGATTCTTTTGCCATCTTACTTTTTTGTCGCAGGTGCGATATTTGCTCCTTGGAGGGGCTAATGTCGTACGCTGTGGTGCCCTCTGTGGGGGGCTTGCTTATAATTTGGGGCGCCCTTGTATGGTGGACCGATTTTTCGGAAGGGCTTACTGAATGACCCAAGTTCGTGGCCTGGACTGCTGTAGCTGATGGTTAATTCCGCCACTCGGTCCGAACGGAAGAAGAGGCCTCCTCCTGTTCCAGCTTGCATCAGCAAGCACTTTCCGCTTGCATATGGGGGATGATGCTTCTTCTGACATAAGCCACTGCTCTATAACTCCTAAAAGAAAACCATAAGTCTTCAGGGCAGTACTTCTGCTCACAGAGGTTGCTGGATTTTTTTCTTTAAACAGGTGCAGAATGCTGGGTTTTCTGCTCCGACACCCATTCAGGCTCAGTCATGGCCTATTGCACTACAAGGTAGAGACATAGTGGCCATTGCGAAAACTGGTTCTGGGAAAACATTGGGTTACCTACTTCCTGGATTTATGCATCTCAAGCGTTGCCGTAACGATCCTCAAATGGGTCCAACTGTGTTAGTTTTATCACCAACTAGGGAGTTGGCTACACAGATACAAGACGAGGCTCACAAATTTGGGAAGTCTTCAAGAATTAGGTGCACGGTATGTTGCCATTCTTTTATCATGTTCCAATTTCAATAGAATgttcaaaatttttgaaatgatGCTCCCCTGATTATATATTGACATAGAAACCTTTTGAAGGTGAAGGTAGAATTGTGATGTTTTACTGATGTGAGTTGTCATATGTATACGCGCAGTGTTTATATGGGGGGGCACCAAAGGGTCCTCAGTTGAGAGAGATTGAGAAAGGAGTGGATATCGTGGTTGCCACTCCAGGCCGGTTAAATGATATTCTGGAGATGAAGAGAATCAGCCTCCATCAAGTTTCTTACCTTGTGTTAGATGAGGCTGATCGCATgttagacatgggttttgaaccTCAAATACGGAAGATTGTGAAAGAAGTGCCTACACGCAGGCAGACTCTAATGTTCACAGCAACATGGCCAAAGGAGGTCCGGAAAATTGCAGCAGATCTACTGGTAAATCCTGTTCAGGTCAATATTGGCAATATTGATGAGCTTGTGGCAAACAAGTCTATTACCCAGGTTTGAACTCAATTATTGCTATTAAAGCTTCTTTGGGAATATGACACTTAATAGTTTTTGTTCTGAATGAATGGTTACTTCTATCATTTAGTTGCTGAGAAATTTACTGTTCTGATGGTATGTTGCAGTATGTTGAAGTATTATCACCTATGGAAAAGCACAGAAGATTGGAGCAGATACTGCGTTCGCAAGAACGAGGATCCAAGATTATTGTTTTTTGCTCAACTAAGAAGATGTGTGATCAACTTGCTCGTAACCTTACTCGGCAGTTTGGAGCTGCTGCTATACATGGAGACAAATCTCAGGCTGACAGAGACTTCGTGCTGAGTCAGTTTCGCACTGGGAGGTCACCAGTGCTTGTTGCGACTGATGTTGCTGCTCGGGGATTAGACATTAAAGACATAAGGTAGGGGTTGAGATTTCTTATACACAGTTTCATTGCTTTTATATCACAAAGGAGCGAGTTATGTTGCAGGAAGCTATtcatctttcatgttttcttggttacatttataaatatatatattgcagGGTGGTAATCAACTATGACTTCCCTACTGGAGTTGAGGATTATGTTCACAGGATTGGGAGGACAGGGAGGGCAGGTGCGACCGGATTGGCATATACATTCTTTGGTGATCAGGATTCAAAGCATGTGTCAGATCTCATCAAGGTTCTTGAAGGAGCAGACCAGCGGGTGCCTGCAGAACTTCGTGATATGGCTTCACGTAGTGGTGGGAGGGGAATGCCTAGACGTTGGGCTCCCAGTTCTGGTGGCCGTGATGAGGGGCGTGGTGGACGTGCCAGTTCAGGATATGGTGGTAGGGAAGGTGGAAGAGGTGGTCGAGGAATTTCCACATCTTCATCTAGCTGGCATGAGAGAAGTGGAGGCCGCGGATATGATCGTGAGTCTCGCGACAGGTATGTGGTGTTcttcatctttttaattttttggttTTCTGAATTTAAGTAATTATAATAATCTGGACTTCTTACTGTTCTTGCAAAATGCTTGATGGCAGTATCTGAATTTATGATTTTCGCAAGCCATCCTTGATTAGTGAGTTTAGAATTATTGTATTCTTGATACTGTGGAGTATGTTCACGTTCTGCCATGTTTATTAACCCCTTTGTTATGTATGCATCGGTGCAGTCGTGGTTTCCATGATAGTTATGACAAGGGAAGAAGTCGCAGTCGAAGTCCTGCAGGTTGGGGTGATCGCCATAAAACTGGCGTACGTGATCGCAGCTGGAGTTGTAGTGCTGAAAGGTATGATAGTGGTGCTGGACGTCAACGTTCCCCAACGCGCAGTTTTCTTGAGGTGGGGATGAAACGGGACCGGTTGTCTCCATCCCAATAGCGTGGGCCACTTCAAAATAATTAGAATTCAATCGAACACTGAAATTCATGTAGCCCAATTCTTGAGAGGTCAAGGTCACCTTATGCTGGTGATTGGGGAAGATGGTGCGGTGACTCAGCAGGAGAGGGGAAGATGAGTATATGCTAATGGACCTCAGGTGGAAGGCATGGTACCTCCTGTCATTGATCTCTTTTGACCTTTGGATTTAGTAATTTGCTAGTTATGTAATGCTTTTCTGGTACCGTCTTCTTTTTCAGTTTGAttctagttatatatatatatatatagtttcagAAGTTGAAATTACAAGGGATTATTTAATGGATTTTTGGGTTGGACTTTGTAGCATTTTAGATGAATGAAGGAAAATTTTCGAAGTTTTTAAaggtaaaataaaagaaaagtttgtAATGTATCAAGGATAAAAACCTTCATctctttttaatcttttaatgtATTAGTTGTGTGAAATCTCTTCTACTAAAATGCGTTTAAGGTCTTATAAATCAGTGTCTATAGACAGGATTATTTTAAGTTCtcggactttttttttttttttttttcctttttttactgATTTTGAAAAGTAACCTATTAGTTGTTTTTTCCCCTTGATTTTCACCTGAATTGTCATCATCTCTTCAACAAAAGTTTTGGCAGAGATTGAATACAAATGTGTTAGGTGGTTGTgactttttgaaaaaaataagtcgtaaaatttgcaatattttgtatgtgcttgtatTATTGTTTCGCTGTTTTATGTAATTATAAATGTGTAAACTAAATTAATATAGTTTAGATTCTaagtttataaaaaattaaaatgtagaAAAAAGAAAAGTGAATATTTTTATTAGTGCAAaaggtcatatatatatatataacagtaaaaaaattattgaatatTCAGAAgtgatattaaaatttattaataaattgagtcataaatttattaatagtgtAGTAATGTTAGGTGAAATTTACTCTtacataattatataaaattataataaaatttgtaTAATTAAAAAGGATGATAAAGTGCTTGAAGGGTTACGTTATGATAATCTTGAGTGGACAGTACGCTGTAACCAAACGCCAAGATGAACTATTCATAGATGCTTATTTTTTGTCCTTATCTAAATTCTGTTTTATGCGTGAAgtaatatttttacatttaaatAGACGATGTGTTGATAGATCAATCTTCTTCATCTATGGAAACACATTTGGAAGATCGAAATTCAGTTGTATCTTCTACATGTTCTATTCTGCAACCTTAAGAGATTCACCACCCTAATCTCCATCACCAAAAAGACATTCAGTTGATTGAGTTTTAAAGTAGTGTTTTTGAATGactagataaaaaaaaaaaaaaaaacaatgattTATGATGCAACCTTGGGCTTTGGCTTCAGCTGTTTTGCTTTCGAGTACAAGAAGACTCCAGTAAGAGCCAGTGTAGTGCCTGCATGCATGCTCACCAGTCAAAACTTAGCATTTTACAAGTATAAAGATAAATTTTGTTTACTGCACTAATGACCAAGTTTTTACCGAGGGAGTTAATGGGTGAAACAGGCGTTTGGAAGAAGATAACTGATGCAATTATGACCACAACTCTCTTCACACAGTTCCCCACTGAATGTGTCACTGGTGACACCATTTGCAATATCATGTACGACACCTGTTCGTTTGCAATATATTGAAAAAAAACATCCAAATTTGAATAACATATCATTCAGAAAATACACGTACCTGTTGATAACTGTGTAAACAGAATCCAGCCAGAAGAGATCTTATGCATAGTTCTCTAATATTCAAACCTTGGTTTGCCTTAATCCAAGGAAAGAAAAAACAGCATCATGTTAAGCTCTTAAGATTACATCAATGTCTTCTTTATACATATGTTATATAATATAACTACTTACAGCAGATTGCAGGTATGAAGGACTGAACTTGACCCCTTCCAATAAAATGGCAGCAGGAACCAATAGCATAAACGAAATTATGGTTATTATTGAGAAAAGATTGATATTGTCCAATGTCtcctgttattattattattattattataaaacgtTAGTATTACTCTGACTCGGGTGTATATATTCAGTGCCggtatgttttaatttttttacctcATTTTTAACCATGAATTTTTTACTGAGAACATTACGCGATTGGTTAGTCACATTGGAAGCCATTGCACTGCAGAAACCAATCCTGTTTCAGAACAGACAGAACATTTAGTCAAGTTTAAGAAATAAACATCAACCAAGACCGAGTTCTATGTTCCCGTAATGAATGGGATGAAGAAACATGTATGTTACCTCAACTCTTTAGTTTCACAAAATAGTTGTATCATACATTTGTGTCCAAGTATAGGCATAGAGATATAGTTCTCCAATTATATGGGAAAACTCGAAAAATTTAACTCACACTTACTTAGACCCGGGTTACGGGTTTTGTTATTAGGAGAATCCTTCCTAGTTCTTACCAATTAAAAGATGCCTCAGTGAAGGATGCTAATGCCACTCCACCAACAACTGGTATGAGGGAGAACACTATCCAAAATGTAGGCCACTGCAAAAATGAAATTGTTAAAAACAAAGTCAATGACATGATAGTATTAATTTATCAGATTTCAGAGTCAAAAGTGTTGATGACACACAAGTATATTTGagttattaaaattttgttccatATATTTTAAGAAATCTTAAGCATCGTATCTCCATATTCATATTTGAAATATAATACAAACAAGCTCCTCATTTCTATAAAAACTGGAGACCTGAAAGAATTGGAACCTCAAACAttcggaaaaagaaaaaaaatacttgTTGGTTTCAAACAGTAATCAATCAAACAGTACATAAACTCATACCTCTCCAAGAAAAAGAACAGAGAATAAGACTGTGAAAAAGGGCTCCATTGCTTTAATGGTGTGAGTGAAGGAGACATTAACTCTCCCAATACTAACATTTGTCAAAAGGTTGCCAAGGGTGTGAACTATAGCCAATGGAATGATTACTGCAAGCTGAAAATTGCTTCGTAAAAAAACACTTTACTTTCAGAATTGAAACAGAACTATGTGattgaaatttatgaaaaataccTGAGAACGAGTAAGCTTTGGTCGATGGTAAAGATTTGAAGCCCACATTATAAGGATTATCAAAGTCCCACACCCAAAGTGGAAAGCTGTAACTGTTGCTGGAAACGTATACACCTTTAAAACCTTCATAAACAACAAGAATGCACTTGATATTCTACCACTTTTAACCATCAAAAGCTAAATTCAAGATCTACCCATTGCTTTAAATTGCATTTTAATCTCAATGGGAGCTTGGTTTCCAAGAAAACAGACAAGATTAGAGGAAAATGAAAAAAAGCTACATCTTTAGCTTCAAGATGTGACTAGTGGTCTATCGAAAGACCCAGTTTATTATTACACAAACAGAAAGAGAGATGAAAATGGATTTATAACCTGCTTGTTGAAAATGTTGAAGTAGAtattcaaaatataccaaatggCAAACATGGCTCCAAGTTGCATGCTCGTAGCTAAACCACTAGAGTCATTTGTGTCGCCTATGTTTCCAGGAACCGGTGTAGCCCTGACCTTGAAGCCATCACATCTTCCATCTGAAATCAGGAATGACTCGTTGATTCGGCGAGCATTGAAGCGGGAACAAGAAAAAAGATGAGAAGCTTTTTGAAATGAAAGTCCATTGATGGATCTGAGGAGACCTAATGGCTTTAATGAAGACAAGTTCCAGAGTGAACCATATCTGTGGTTTGGGTTCTTATTTAAAGGTCTCAGCAATGGAGTTAAAGGAGAAAGAGTAAGTGCAGTGCTCTGCATCTTGAATGTCGCAATAGTGAAGGCAAGGTCATAGTTGTTGGGGGGACTATAAGCTTTGCATATGAATACAAAATATAAGAGGCATTAATTGACAAGTAATTAGCTTAACCAGTCTTGCTGTTCACAGTCCATTAGTTCATGTAGTTATGTTTACGAGTAAAATTTATGACAGCAAAGGACTTGAAAATGATGACTTTCCACCACAAATTTAAGAAGAGGTTCATGTTTATGTCTCAGTTATTCATATTAATTATGGGATAATGTTGAATTATAGACTAAAACAAAGGAGATGTAAAGATCCAATCCAacgttttctttatttttcagatTTCATTTGGTGGGTGTTATTAGCTGGCGCTAGGAAATGCATGGTTGGTATGAATTCTAAAGTATGTGTGCATTGAAGTTTCTTTGACAAAGATGTGGCGATGGCGGCTCATTTCTCGAAAGGGAGCTCTAAACATGGACCTCATATTTTTGCCAACAATATTTATCTCCTACAATCCATTTCCCATGATATTTTCAACCTTTGTACGAACCCCTTCAGAAAAGTATACGATATATTGTTAAGATTTTGATATATTTTCTCAGAAAAATATGTTTTTTGAGttcatatttaaatat contains these protein-coding regions:
- the LOC108460450 gene encoding DEAD-box ATP-dependent RNA helicase 46-like, with the translated sequence MAAAATASGGPRYAPPDPTLPEPWKGLVDGKTGYLYFWNPVTNVTQYERPRGIDSVPKSSSVPMGSSVLVQQSSEGRYRYSSEKENDRHGRGCNAVSKLESILGGNQNSRGGPFHSLIAPNGTSSYVIGGSFRGQGSAAGESNLFGDAYCRQHEITVSGGEVPPPFSSFESTGFPPEILREVQNAGFSAPTPIQAQSWPIALQGRDIVAIAKTGSGKTLGYLLPGFMHLKRCRNDPQMGPTVLVLSPTRELATQIQDEAHKFGKSSRIRCTCLYGGAPKGPQLREIEKGVDIVVATPGRLNDILEMKRISLHQVSYLVLDEADRMLDMGFEPQIRKIVKEVPTRRQTLMFTATWPKEVRKIAADLLVNPVQVNIGNIDELVANKSITQYVEVLSPMEKHRRLEQILRSQERGSKIIVFCSTKKMCDQLARNLTRQFGAAAIHGDKSQADRDFVLSQFRTGRSPVLVATDVAARGLDIKDIRVVINYDFPTGVEDYVHRIGRTGRAGATGLAYTFFGDQDSKHVSDLIKVLEGADQRVPAELRDMASRSGGRGMPRRWAPSSGGRDEGRGGRASSGYGGREGGRGGRGISTSSSSWHERSGGRGYDRESRDSRGFHDSYDKGRSRSRSPAGWGDRHKTGVRDRSWSCSAERYDSGAGRQRSPTRSFLEVGMKRDRLSPSQ
- the LOC108459564 gene encoding phosphoenolpyruvate/phosphate translocator 2, chloroplastic-like, with the translated sequence MQSTALTLSPLTPLLRPLNKNPNHRYGSLWNLSSLKPLGLLRSINGLSFQKASHLFSCSRFNARRINESFLISDGRCDGFKVRATPVPGNIGDTNDSSGLATSMQLGAMFAIWYILNIYFNIFNKQVLKVYTFPATVTAFHFGCGTLIILIMWASNLYHRPKLTRSQLAVIIPLAIVHTLGNLLTNVSIGRVNVSFTHTIKAMEPFFTVLFSVLFLGEWPTFWIVFSLIPVVGGVALASFTEASFNWIGFCSAMASNVTNQSRNVLSKKFMVKNEETLDNINLFSIITIISFMLLVPAAILLEGVKFSPSYLQSAANQGLNIRELCIRSLLAGFCLHSYQQVSYMILQMVSPVTHSVGNCVKRVVVIIASVIFFQTPVSPINSLGTTLALTGVFLYSKAKQLKPKPKGGESLKVAE